The nucleotide sequence aaatgtaatttcaTTTTGTCTTTATGCTAAAAAAAGGCATTGAGGAACTATCATAATATTGTGCCTATCACTTAAAGGTTATGTCCAAGTTATTGTTTTGAAATCGATATCCTCTGAATGTTTTCTATCAATCTTTTTGTACTGTCTCTATTTTAGTTAGTAGAAAGTCTACATTCTAAAGTCATGAAGGGTAGAAGCATGAAGTACTTTCAATGTTTACTGACATTCGGTTCAGCTGATGGTATTCACACATTTTGATATATGTCATCTGGTGGATTGTTGGACTGAGGACCTTGAACCTGCAAAGGGATAGGGTTATGTTGTTTAGTGGTAAACCCAGGAAACACCATGCTGTATTTCTTACAATACATTACATTAATGCTTGAGTGGATGAGGTTTTTATGGAGGGGGGATTACAAATAGTAGTtaaggaaaaacaaaaaaagggtgAACTACACAAGTGTTTTTACAACAAAGTCTTACAGAATCGCGGTGTGATGTAATAGAGGATCTTCCGTCTCTAGCCTACCGTAGTCTGAGATGAACGCTTAGGGTTCTGTGCATTCTTCCTACCATATAACTCTTGCACAACAGCCCTGAATTGGGCTCTTTTTGTTTTGGTGACAGTGTTTTTCTGTAAAACAAACAGTAAGTTTGTTTATGAATTAACATTTTTAAAGAGCTGGGCATCTGAATTAAATTTAAGCTTTCTGACAGAAACATGTATGACAAGTGGTTATTTACAAATATCCTTTATATGAAAGGATGGTAAAACTATTAAAATGTCAGTTTGTTCCTGTTTTGACTGGGTTTTCCCAGGTATgctaaattatatattttttgttaccTCATCACATTTCGTCCTTGTTCCTCTGCAAATGGTAATATCTTGCCCAGACTAGAACAAGAAAACAGTATGTTAGATGTTCATTTGTTAGTGATAGGAAATCTACCTCTTTTAACATCaactcccaaaacacacactaatAGTACATTGGTGGATGCATGTTATTTACGAGGATCgaaaacacattacattcaatcaaatcaaatctcAAAAGCTACACAGGTTGTTTACCTTCTTCAGAATGATCAGAACCACCACAGCAAGGCTGTATAGTGCCATCAGGACCAACAGAAACCACAAAAGAGTGTGCCAAACCACCGGCATATCTGTCCAAGAAAACACGAGGGGAATTGTTAGACGTGGCCGAGTGATGCCAAAAATAATCTGTGTTTCTTTGTTACATACTCTCCACATTAACAATGCATTACCTCAACACTACtttgcagctctctctctgcattctATCTACAACACGTAAACAACCAAGCCACCTAACAGTTCTTTGATCTTTGAAACTGAGTAACAAAACAGCAATCAGAGCAAAAAGACGACAGGAAGAGGTCCATCCAGTCAAGCTAAAAggttctctctgtacctctcacCACCAGCCTGGTTCCTCGTCCTATCTCCTGTGCTCCTTGATGCACAACCCCTTGGAGCACGATTGCACAGTGGTAAACCCCACTGTCGTTGGTGTGGAGAGAGCGGACCCTCAAAGAGTGTCCTTCCAGGCTGTACTTGTAACTTTGTGCTGGCAGGTTGATTGGGTTGTTATAGAGTGAGTGCTCGTTGAAGACAAACCAAAGGGTTTCAATGGAACTAAATAGCTTGTTGGTGGACGAACAGTTGATATTTACGTCACAAGGAagaatgatgtgactgctgtcCTGCGACATCATCTTGTTTGGCTGGTCTATCCCCACAATGCAGCTTGGTGTGCTTCCCATCCTGTCTGGAATAAGAAAGTTAATGCTACTCTGTCTGTTCTAACAGGAGTCATCCTACTCTACACTACATAATAAATATATGTACTATATTCTATACAAAGTGTTTATTCAAATTTATCTTGTATTGATCGCATGTACTAGTATAGCACTGTCTCTGACAGCTTTGATAAGGGTAGATCACAAGCCTATAAATCATTCCCAAAAAAGCCACACTGTAAAGATCTTACCTGCTGTTGAAACAAATCTTACAGTTAGAAAAAGTAACAGAAACCTGTTCATTTCCCCAatgtcctctgtgtctctgtagccTGTCTCTGCTCAACTCCTGTGATCTCATTACTCAATGCAGTGATGAAATAAGACAGATTTTTTCATTCTCGCACTTCCTTCCTGTAGGTCACTTCTCTTATAACCAGTGTCTAGATTTGGATAGTAAGACAGAGAAAGTATTAATGTTTATACACATTgtatgtgcctgtctgtgttcatTTGAAgaagacatttttattttttcaagtCTTATGTCTTCTTCAAATGAACACAGAGTGACTAATAGTGACTAACTGTTGACTGTTGCTTATTTGCATTTCACGGTTCAGGCAATCACAACTCTATAAGCATTGAGGATTCAGAGTATTGCAATGCAGCAAAtaagaaaatatttattttgaagCAGGTTActtctagcctggtcctaaccaaactctcgtacattgcatttgcatTGCAAAAATTAAATTAGTaagtaggagggcagagccaggctagtttacTTCGGCCTGACAAGGTAGTTATGCCAGCATTATGTGAGAAGTTCACGCCTACAATTTCCGATGCCTACTCGAGTATCTGAGGCGTCCAGGGTTGTCATATCCGCGGTTTTCTAGCTAAATTGGGCTACTTTGAAAACAGTGTcgcgggtgaaaatgtattggTCGCAGGTGGCG is from Osmerus mordax isolate fOsmMor3 chromosome 3, fOsmMor3.pri, whole genome shotgun sequence and encodes:
- the si:ch211-139g16.8 gene encoding immunoglobulin superfamily member 6 isoform X4 yields the protein MNRFLLLFLTVRFVSTADRMGSTPSCIVGIDQPNKMMSQDSSHIILPCDVNINCSSTNKLFSSIETLWFVFNEHSLYNNPINLPAQSYKYSLEGHSLRVRSLHTNDSGVYHCAIVLQGVVHQGAQEIGRGTRLVVRDMPVVWHTLLWFLLVLMALYSLAVVVLIILKKSGQDITICRGTRTKCDEKNTVTKTKRAQFRAVVQELYGRKNAQNPKRSSQTTVQGPQSNNPPDDIYQNV
- the si:ch211-139g16.8 gene encoding immunoglobulin superfamily member 6 isoform X1, which produces MRSQELSRDRLQRHRGHWGNEQVSVTFSNCKICFNSRMGSTPSCIVGIDQPNKMMSQDSSHIILPCDVNINCSSTNKLFSSIETLWFVFNEHSLYNNPINLPAQSYKYSLEGHSLRVRSLHTNDSGVYHCAIVLQGVVHQGAQEIGRGTRLVVRDMPVVWHTLLWFLLVLMALYSLAVVVLIILKKSGQDITICRGTRTKCDEKNTVTKTKRAQFRAVVQELYGRKNAQNPKRSSQTTVQGPQSNNPPDDIYQNV
- the si:ch211-139g16.8 gene encoding immunoglobulin superfamily member 6 isoform X2, yielding MRSQELSRDRLQRHRGHWGNEQVSVTFSNYRMGSTPSCIVGIDQPNKMMSQDSSHIILPCDVNINCSSTNKLFSSIETLWFVFNEHSLYNNPINLPAQSYKYSLEGHSLRVRSLHTNDSGVYHCAIVLQGVVHQGAQEIGRGTRLVVRDMPVVWHTLLWFLLVLMALYSLAVVVLIILKKSGQDITICRGTRTKCDEKNTVTKTKRAQFRAVVQELYGRKNAQNPKRSSQTTVQGPQSNNPPDDIYQNV
- the si:ch211-139g16.8 gene encoding immunoglobulin superfamily member 6 isoform X5 → MGSTPSCIVGIDQPNKMMSQDSSHIILPCDVNINCSSTNKLFSSIETLWFVFNEHSLYNNPINLPAQSYKYSLEGHSLRVRSLHTNDSGVYHCAIVLQGVVHQGAQEIGRGTRLVVRDMPVVWHTLLWFLLVLMALYSLAVVVLIILKKSGQDITICRGTRTKCDEKNTVTKTKRAQFRAVVQELYGRKNAQNPKRSSQTTVQGPQSNNPPDDIYQNV
- the si:ch211-139g16.8 gene encoding immunoglobulin superfamily member 6 isoform X3, with protein sequence MRSQELSRDRLQRHRGHWGNEQVSVTFSNCKICFNSRMGSTPSCIVGIDQPNKMMSQDSSHIILPCDVNINCSSTNKLFSSIETLWFVFNEHSLYNNPINLPAQSYKYSLEGHSLRVRSLHTNDSGVYHCAIVLQGVVHQGAQEIGRGTRLVVRDMPVVWHTLLWFLLVLMALYSLAVVVLIILKKSGQDITICRGTRTKCDEKNTVTKTKRAQFRAVVQELYGRKNAQNPKRSSQTTVG
- the si:ch211-139g16.8 gene encoding immunoglobulin superfamily member 6 isoform X6, with the translated sequence MGSTPSCIVGIDQPNKMMSQDSSHIILPCDVNINCSSTNKLFSSIETLWFVFNEHSLYNNPINLPAQSYKYSLEGHSLRVRSLHTNDSGVYHCAIVLQGVVHQGAQEIGRGTRLVVRDMPVVWHTLLWFLLVLMALYSLAVVVLIILKKSGQDITICRGTRTKCDEKNTVTKTKRAQFRAVVQELYGRKNAQNPKRSSQTTVG